A single region of the Prevotella sp. HUN102 genome encodes:
- a CDS encoding CdaR family protein, translating to MVGDSLNIFDKVRNLLLKIFNKEFLIFLFFLALSGLFWLSNTLDDTYEKEIPIDIRLTGIPKNVVLTSEVDSTIRVTIKDKGYILAMYLFSKEIRPLTFDFSTYRNLNNSGEITIAEIQKLLGQQLYSSTKITAVKSNNLSFTFNYGQHKKVSVKISGMAIPAEGYFLTRVQFTPDSVTVYAEKELLDSIREAYTESQEILNFTEMKELNVNLRKIKNAKFVPNTVKMQLYPDVLIEETVEVPIKAINVPEDKVMRVFPGKIKVVFAAGTARVKAMPKNIETQQILPDGFTAVVDYKEVENGTSDKCRVYLRATPNGIRNARPVADKVDYLIEQR from the coding sequence ATGGTAGGCGACTCGCTGAACATATTCGATAAAGTCAGGAACCTCTTGTTGAAAATCTTCAACAAGGAGTTTCTGATTTTTTTATTCTTCTTAGCGTTGAGCGGACTCTTTTGGTTGTCGAACACCTTGGACGATACTTACGAGAAAGAGATACCAATCGATATACGCTTGACCGGCATTCCGAAGAATGTAGTGCTTACGAGCGAGGTCGATTCCACTATCCGTGTTACCATTAAAGACAAGGGCTACATCCTTGCGATGTATCTTTTCAGCAAGGAAATCCGTCCTTTGACCTTCGATTTCTCCACTTATCGCAATTTGAATAATTCCGGTGAGATAACGATTGCCGAGATTCAGAAACTGTTGGGACAGCAATTGTATTCCAGTACAAAGATTACGGCAGTTAAATCCAATAATCTTTCATTCACGTTTAATTACGGTCAGCACAAGAAAGTATCGGTAAAAATCTCCGGAATGGCGATACCTGCCGAAGGATATTTCCTCACGCGTGTTCAATTTACGCCCGATAGCGTTACCGTTTATGCGGAGAAGGAATTGCTGGACAGCATTCGCGAGGCATACACCGAGAGTCAGGAAATCCTGAACTTTACAGAAATGAAGGAACTCAACGTGAATTTGCGCAAGATAAAGAATGCCAAGTTTGTTCCTAACACGGTCAAGATGCAGCTCTATCCTGACGTTCTGATTGAGGAGACTGTGGAAGTTCCTATCAAGGCCATCAATGTTCCTGAAGACAAGGTAATGCGCGTGTTCCCCGGAAAGATTAAGGTTGTCTTTGCAGCAGGTACGGCCCGTGTGAAGGCTATGCCGAAAAACATTGAGACACAGCAGATACTTCCTGACGGTTTCACGGCAGTCGTGGATTACAAGGAGGTGGAAAACGGTACATCGGACAAGTGCAGGGTTTACCTTCGCGCTACGCCTAACGGCATCCGTAATGCCCGACCGGTGGCAGACAAGGTGGATTATCTTATCGAACAGCGATGA
- the yajC gene encoding preprotein translocase subunit YajC gives MNTAILLAALQQGAPQGGGWTMILMMVAIFVIMWLFMIRPQQKKQKQIREFQNALKEGDSVVTGGGIFGTVKRIDMASSKIDVEIARGVVITVDKGYVFADAQAMQQNVR, from the coding sequence ATGAATACAGCAATTCTATTGGCTGCATTGCAGCAGGGTGCGCCACAAGGTGGCGGATGGACAATGATTTTGATGATGGTTGCCATCTTCGTGATAATGTGGTTGTTTATGATTCGTCCACAGCAGAAGAAGCAAAAGCAAATTCGTGAATTTCAGAACGCACTGAAAGAAGGCGACTCTGTGGTTACTGGTGGAGGAATCTTCGGTACAGTGAAGCGCATCGATATGGCAAGCAGCAAAATCGATGTAGAAATCGCACGTGGCGTTGTGATTACAGTTGATAAGGGCTACGTTTTTGCTGATGCTCAGGCTATGCAGCAGAATGTAAGATAA
- a CDS encoding RNA-binding S4 domain-containing protein, protein MADIARIDKWLWAARIFKTRSIAADACKNGRVTIKGVNVKPSHTIKAGEIVSVKKPPIIYSFEVLKPIEQRVGAKLVPEIYKNVTDAKQYELLEMSRISGFVDRARGTGRPTKKDRRQMDAFTAPTMFGFDDFDDEDEEGI, encoded by the coding sequence ATGGCAGACATTGCAAGAATTGACAAATGGCTGTGGGCAGCGCGCATATTCAAAACACGCAGCATTGCAGCCGATGCGTGCAAGAACGGGCGTGTTACGATTAAGGGCGTGAACGTGAAACCTTCCCACACCATCAAGGCAGGGGAAATCGTCAGCGTGAAGAAGCCGCCCATCATCTATTCGTTTGAAGTGCTCAAGCCCATTGAGCAACGAGTGGGCGCAAAACTCGTTCCCGAGATTTACAAAAACGTAACGGATGCCAAACAGTACGAGCTTCTGGAAATGAGCCGTATCAGTGGATTCGTGGACCGTGCACGCGGAACCGGCCGCCCAACAAAGAAAGACCGCCGACAGATGGACGCTTTCACAGCCCCCACAATGTTCGGCTTTGACGATTTCGACGACGAGGACGAAGAAGGAATATAA
- the nusB gene encoding transcription antitermination factor NusB — protein MINRDLIRIKVVQLTYAYYQNGDRNMDKAEKELLFSLSKAYSLYNYLLSLIVSITQEERHRVEILTNRAKREGTEAPSQRFAYNKFAVQLEENKQLNLYMEGQQFRWEDDMESVRKLCDQIEQSVIYKEYMESEDDSYEAHRELWRKLYRTLIQENEDLDAVLEEKSLYWNDDKEIVDTFVIKTIKRFEAANKSNEELLPEFKDEEDREFAVKLFRSTILNADQYQRYMSETSRNWDFSRLAYMDVVIMQIAIAEMLTFPNIPVSVTINEYVELAKLYSTPRSGGYINGMLDTIARHLIDTRAMLKQMPEPRQRRPRDDRRANGHQGNEPRFQNEGGQQEAEKEQE, from the coding sequence ATGATTAATAGAGATTTAATTCGTATTAAGGTAGTTCAGTTAACCTACGCATACTATCAGAATGGGGACCGCAATATGGACAAAGCCGAAAAGGAACTTCTTTTCAGTTTGTCGAAAGCATATAGTCTTTACAACTATCTCTTGTCTCTCATTGTATCAATCACGCAGGAGGAACGCCACCGTGTGGAAATATTGACTAACAGAGCTAAGCGGGAAGGAACGGAGGCTCCTTCGCAGCGTTTCGCATACAACAAGTTTGCAGTTCAGTTGGAAGAGAACAAGCAGCTCAACCTTTATATGGAAGGACAGCAGTTTCGTTGGGAAGATGATATGGAATCTGTGCGCAAACTTTGCGACCAGATTGAGCAGAGTGTCATTTACAAGGAATATATGGAAAGTGAAGACGATTCCTACGAAGCACACCGTGAGCTTTGGAGAAAGCTCTACCGTACGCTGATTCAAGAGAATGAAGATCTCGACGCTGTTTTGGAAGAGAAGAGTCTCTATTGGAATGACGACAAGGAAATCGTAGATACTTTCGTTATCAAGACGATTAAGCGTTTCGAGGCTGCAAACAAGAGCAACGAGGAACTGTTGCCGGAGTTCAAGGATGAGGAAGACCGTGAGTTTGCCGTAAAGCTTTTCCGTTCCACTATTCTCAATGCCGACCAGTATCAACGCTATATGAGCGAGACAAGCCGTAATTGGGATTTCTCCCGTTTGGCCTATATGGATGTGGTGATAATGCAGATTGCGATTGCAGAAATGCTGACATTCCCCAACATTCCGGTCAGCGTTACTATCAATGAGTACGTTGAACTCGCAAAACTTTACAGTACTCCTCGTAGTGGTGGATACATCAATGGTATGCTGGACACTATCGCACGCCATCTGATTGATACGCGGGCGATGCTGAAACAGATGCCCGAGCCACGTCAGCGTCGTCCACGCGACGACCGTAGAGCCAATGGTCATCAGGGAAATGAGCCTCGTTTCCAAAATGAAGGTGGTCAGCAGGAAGCAGAGAAAGAACAGGAATAA
- the pth gene encoding aminoacyl-tRNA hydrolase, protein MDKYLICGLGNPGREYENTRHNTGFMVLDAFAKASNIVFEDKRYGFVAETTLKGRKIILLKPTTFMNLSGNAVRYWLNQEKIDESRLLVISDELALPLGAFRLKANGSNGGHNGLGHIQQLIGQNYARLRMGIGNDYPKGGQVDWVLGKYTEEDMKTLQPSIDLGVEIIRSFVLAGINITMNQYNKLGKK, encoded by the coding sequence TTGGATAAATATTTAATTTGTGGATTGGGCAATCCCGGACGAGAATACGAGAACACCCGACACAACACAGGATTTATGGTATTGGACGCTTTTGCTAAGGCGTCCAATATTGTTTTTGAGGATAAGCGTTACGGATTTGTGGCAGAGACGACATTGAAAGGCAGAAAAATCATTCTCTTGAAGCCGACTACCTTTATGAATCTCTCGGGTAACGCTGTTCGCTACTGGCTCAATCAGGAAAAGATTGATGAAAGCAGACTGCTCGTCATCTCAGACGAGCTTGCGCTCCCACTCGGTGCGTTTCGCCTGAAGGCAAACGGTTCGAACGGAGGGCACAACGGACTGGGACATATCCAGCAGCTCATCGGTCAGAACTACGCCCGACTGCGTATGGGAATCGGTAACGATTACCCAAAGGGAGGACAAGTGGACTGGGTTCTCGGCAAATACACCGAAGAAGATATGAAGACTCTTCAGCCAAGCATAGACCTCGGTGTGGAAATCATCAGGAGTTTCGTGCTTGCCGGCATCAATATCACGATGAACCAGTACAACAAATTAGGAAAGAAATAA
- a CDS encoding 50S ribosomal protein L25/general stress protein Ctc, translating into MKEIKITGQKRETTGKKASKELRKAGMIPCNLYGEAKEGKNPVALSFAAPMSELRKLIYSPNIYSVELTIDGEKHIAILKELQFHPTTDAVLHVDFYEVNAEKPVVMGVPVKHTGLAQGVRDGGRMNMSIRKINVKAPYTNIPEFLEIDVTNLNIGKSIKVGDLSFEGLELVTPKQVVVCSIKATRNSIQAAQNAEA; encoded by the coding sequence ATGAAAGAAATTAAAATCACAGGTCAGAAGCGTGAAACTACCGGTAAGAAGGCATCTAAGGAACTCCGCAAGGCAGGTATGATTCCCTGCAACCTCTACGGCGAAGCTAAGGAAGGTAAGAATCCAGTTGCACTTTCATTCGCAGCTCCTATGTCTGAACTCCGCAAACTGATTTATTCTCCAAACATCTACTCAGTAGAGCTTACCATTGATGGCGAAAAGCACATCGCAATTTTGAAGGAACTCCAGTTCCACCCAACAACAGATGCAGTGCTTCACGTAGACTTCTACGAAGTAAACGCTGAAAAGCCAGTTGTAATGGGTGTTCCAGTAAAGCACACTGGTCTTGCTCAGGGTGTTCGCGATGGTGGTCGTATGAATATGTCAATCCGTAAAATCAACGTTAAGGCACCTTACACCAACATTCCAGAGTTCTTGGAAATCGACGTAACAAACCTCAATATCGGCAAGAGTATCAAGGTTGGCGATTTGAGTTTCGAGGGTCTTGAACTCGTTACACCGAAGCAGGTTGTGGTTTGCTCTATCAAGGCTACACGTAACTCTATCCAAGCTGCTCAGAACGCAGAGGCTTAA